ACATCGAGCGTGTTCGGGAAACCATTGCTGCCTTCTGTGAGAAGGCAGGAAGAGACCCAGAAGAGATCACGGTTGTTGCGGTGACAAAGGGTGTACCTGTGGAGCTCATGGAAGAAGCGAGGCAGCTGGGGATACGCATTTTTGGGGAAAATCGTGTCCAGGAAGCTCTAAGGAAGATGCCGATGTTTTCTGGGAAGGACGTTGCATGGCACTTCATCGGTCGCATGCAGCGGAATAAGCTCAGGAAAATCGTTACCCACTTCCAGTTCGTGCATTCCCTCGACCGGCCAGATTTTGGAAGGATAATGGCAGCGTATCTCCAGGACATGGGAAAAGAAGAGTACCCGGTGCTTCTTGAGGTGAACCTTACGGGAAAGACGACACAGGGAGGTGTGCCTGAGGAGAAGCTTCCAGAGCTTGTTCGTGAGCTTTCCCAGTTTTCTAACCTCCGTATTGTAGGACTCATGACCATTGGTCCCCTGGGAGGGAGTGAAGAGGAAATTCGCCGAGTGTTCCGGCGGCTTCGGGAACTCCGGGACAGGGTGAATGACCTCGGGATACCAGGTGTTCATCTTACCGAACTTTCCATGGGTATGAGCGACGATTACCCCTTGGCAATTCTTGAGGGGGCAACGATGCTCCGTCTTGGGCGAGCAATTTTTGGAGAAAGGAGAGCGCTG
Above is a window of Candidatus Caldatribacterium sp. DNA encoding:
- a CDS encoding YggS family pyridoxal phosphate-dependent enzyme translates to IERVRETIAAFCEKAGRDPEEITVVAVTKGVPVELMEEARQLGIRIFGENRVQEALRKMPMFSGKDVAWHFIGRMQRNKLRKIVTHFQFVHSLDRPDFGRIMAAYLQDMGKEEYPVLLEVNLTGKTTQGGVPEEKLPELVRELSQFSNLRIVGLMTIGPLGGSEEEIRRVFRRLRELRDRVNDLGIPGVHLTELSMGMSDDYPLAILEGATMLRLGRAIFGERRAL